One Gossypium arboreum isolate Shixiya-1 chromosome 13, ASM2569848v2, whole genome shotgun sequence genomic window, CACACTTTAACCAACTAAACGGTAAGTTGGGTTTGCAAGCAAATGATTAGCCCTTGGCAACGTGAGCCCAAACTTTTCAGTCATATCAAGTTCATCAGGTAACATCCCATCAGGCAACTcccaatcaaagcaatgaactaATTGAGCTATAATTAGACTCATGGTGGTCAACCCCAACTGCATTCCAGGACATCCTCTACGGCCACTCCCGAACGGGATGAGTTGGAAATCATGTCCTCGAACGTCTATGTTGCTATCCTTGAACCTTTCTGGAAAGAACTCTTCAGCATTGTTTGACCATACTTTATGGTCTCGCCCGATGGACCAAACATTCACTAAAATCCGCGACTTCTTTGGAATGAAATATCCATCAATGGTGATATCTTCTGTCGACTCACGTGGAATTAGTAAGGGCGCCACTGGATGCAACCTTAAACTCTCTTTAATGACCATATCTAAGTAAGCAAGCTTCGGTAGGTCCGACTCTTCTACCATTCTATGCCTTCCAACAGTTCTTTCCAGTTCTTGTTGGAGAGCAGCCATGACTGAAGGGTGCCTTAGAAGCTCTGCAAGTGTCCACTCAATGGCTGTAGTTGTGGTGTCAAATGAAGCTGCCACCATGTCCACCATTATGGCCTTGATGTTTTCTCTACCAATGATGTACCGCTGCTCTTCATCGTTAGGGTTCATGGGTGTATCCAACAATGAAACCATTACATGAAAGAAATCTGTGTAAGGTTTTTGTTCCTTGGCGTTAGTCCCTTGTAAATGTTCATCAATCATTTTGTCAAAAATTGCGTGAAGCCCATTGCTTGTCCTCTTAAGCCTTCTTCTATATCCCTGCAGTGAAACGATAGATGGAATctgtaatatattattttattcttaattaCTGTCAAGTCTTTGTGAAAATGCTAGATTTATTTGGTcaatcaaatattttaattttttttaattccaaCCAGATAATTTCTTAAGTAAGGTAACGATATTACCAACATGTCACAATTTGAGGTTGAACAagtattttaatcttttaaaacctataaaattaaattattcaaacatAATTAAACTCTTAAAACACTTCTTTATAACTAGTCTAGACTGATTGATTGAACCAGCAGTTGAATaggttttttttataatttttaaacaatttatttaattgaaatgattttaatttgaaaaatcataagaACTGATGTGATGCAAAACAACTAAAAGCATaaaacttgaattttttattttagaaaaaagaAAGGGGTTGGAGTAGACTTGATCATGGATCGAGTTATTCATTTAGGCTCGAAAGTTCGTCCGAAATTTAGGAGGGTTTAGGCAAAATATTAAGTTCGAAAAATGAGCTTGGAAAAAAAATTAGGCTCGTTTAAAATATGGGTTGGGTTCTAGCTTTGAACATTCAAGGCTTGAGCCCGGTCCAACCCGtttatactttatattatgtaagttagaacacattaaaaaaaaaacctgtagtaaatatataatactactctaatgtaaatattaaaataatattaatatgattatataaaaatttcaataaataaaaatatataaaattattaaatattaaaataatataatataaatatttttaaataaattaaaataatatggaTGAGCCTAAAATGTGCTTgggttaattttttataaatttgagcgggtttgaataaaattttaggctcatATTTTGGATCGAACCGAACTTggacaaatataaaatatattattatcatacttAAAGACCGACTCATAAACACCTCTAGGTTGAATATTTTTGAAGCTTGAAGCTGGATGgagtaatatattaaatatttattaaatttataattattttatttaaaatgtattaaatggATAATATACTTAATATATCTATGCAACTGAATTTTATGTCACTCCCAATTTGTAAGCCATAACTAGGTAGTTCTTTTAATTatctaattataaaataatttttataaatattatttactcTCTTAATAACCTTTcacttttaaatataatattattttattaaaatattatgaaagttattatttatcaaaatatataataaggATCTCAACTTATAAAAGAGTTATTCCATGGATATGTCCTAACACATTATTTATAGTTCCTaatcaattatataaaatttaacttaCAAATTGGTACTTAAATTATACTGATTTTTTCATCTTGGGACTTAAACTTTTTTAGTCACATGTGATACCTAAACatcatttttttttaagttagtaCCTTTATTAAGTAAATCGATAGTCAAACCGTTAAATCTATTTAAGAAAGAAGCTTAACCTATAAATTGATACTTAAACTATACATTTTTTCCAGTTTGACACCTAAACATTTTTCTAGTTACAAGTGATACCTAAACTACCAGGGTGAAGccagaaatgaaattttaaattttagtagtctatatttttataattttaaatgattaaatcaaatttttatatatttaagagggccaaagtgtaattttacctttactaaattaaaattttaaaaatttctaaaagacttaaataacaattttcCATTTTAGAGGTGTTGGGCCCCAGCTATTGTCTTCATggtagactttttttttttttaatttagaaggGTGTGGCTTGATACATTGGGTAGTATccacttaaaaatatatatttcttttttctCTCATCATGTATACATGTGAAAATACGAATATTTTAAAAAGATATACACTGATTCCGCTAGACACGGCACCAATAATTTTTATAAAGAAAAAACATAATTATTGGTTTATGATTGGTTGAAAAAGTTGTGATATTGCCGATATGTCATATAACCCCGGTTTGCAAGGTAACAAACTaatcatttttataaataaattttctcaacccatttttgtaattaattaaaattttatattatttttataaaaaatctaCATCTTATACAATTttcctaatttatttatttttatattattttgataaaaccAAGATGGAGCAAgtaataacaaaataaattgtgaaaaggAAAATCATATAAAATAGGATAAAATGAGAAAAGGAAAAGGATATTTACCTGAAGGTCAAGTGGAGCAAGAAAAGGTAGATAATCTGATAGATTGAAAATCCCAGCCAAGAGCATGGTCTCGTCAACTAGCGGTTTAAATTGGAATTTATCATCCATGGACTGCCCGAAAATCACTTTACACATCATTACTTCCATAACCTTACCTAACTTCCGGCTAAGGTCCACCGTCTCACCTGCCGTCACTGTCTTCCTCACCGATTTAACCAATGACACCACCTCTTCCTTCCTAACCGGGGCAAAATATTCGATTTTTGAGGCACTAAGGAAGTGCAAAGTGCACCATTTCCGTACAGTACGCCAATAGGAACCGTAGGGGGCAAAAGCCAAGCCCTTGCCACTGTAGGTCAAGTACTCGGTAGATTGGAGGTTAGGCCTGGAAGCAAAAACAAGGTCATGGACCTTGAGGAACAGTTCAGCGGCTTCAGGTGATGATACCACAATCGTCGGTACATAGCCTAGCTTTATTGACATTATGGGTCCATATTTTTTGCCAAGATGGTGAAGGGTTTGGTGAGGAAGGTTCCCTAGCATATGGAGGTTACCAATAATGGGAAGAGGAGCAGGACCGGGTGGAGGTTTCCGGCCATTTTTGTGGTGGTTTCGTGGGCGGAAGAAGTAGACAAAGGAACAAAGAGGTACAAGGAGTACCAAGAGAATGGCTAACATTGAATAATACATTTGGGATGGGAAAGGAGAGGCAGCCGATTGACAATTGACAACCCCACCTTAAATAAGAAAGGAACAAATATGAGTTCCAAGTTGGCGGACAAGTAATACTGTAATTACAAATAAATAACCAAATATGAACCATATTTTTCtcaatcaaaagaaaaaaaacatgaGCCACAAGTGGGGAAAGAAGTAAAGAGTAGATTTTTACATTAGATTTATTTCCAATGATGTCCATGCCTTAACTTATATATTTTTTGACAGAATGTATAGAAGATAATGTATTTTAGTGCACTCAAACTCATATATTCTTGTATTGACAACAATACACATACTAATCTATAGTTTTTTTCCAATccataaataagaagataatgtGTTTCAGTGCACTCAAACTCATATACTCTTGTATTAACAACAATACACATACTAATCAAACTAATACTCAATCGACTATGTTAACTTATATATTAATTGAGATTGATGTTTAATCTATTTAAAAAATATCGATTTGACATTCATATGAcagtttaatatttatatttatgatttttttataacTGACCCAAATAAATTGATTATTTACGAAATTGATTTAGGTGCAAAATCTTATACAAAAATAATCTGTTTTTTTACATTACATGTTGATGTCGGCCATCCATCATCCCTTAATGATTGCTCGatctataaaaaataaattttttgtgtGTTCACGGCACCGgtatgtatttttttttcaaatacacTTAAAAAATACAGACATTCCaggattttaaaaaaaatattttaataggtgTGGACATTCTCGTTGCTGACACcggttgaaattaaaaaaatgattttttattttttttagtgtcAACATTCTCTTTGCTAGTGtggtttttgaattttttttgccaGCGTGCTTTGGTTGCCAGGATAGGTGAAAAGAAGAGAGGAAGAGAAGAAGATAAGGCAGCTTGAGCAAGAACAATATAGACATggaaaatataacaattaatgaTAACAATAACCAAATtaattaattgtaaaataaataagaagCTGTGGAGTTATACCTCGTATTTTTCAGTTTTTCTTCTCTAAATTAAactctattttttaatttttcacttAAAACTCCAATTAgtgtatattattttaatattatttgacctatgaatttagctaTAAATATGTCCTTTTCCACTTTAAGAAAATAATCCATTACACATTTAGGTATTAACTGTTACAAGCTTTCGgaaaattttgtgtttacattttgagaGTTCTTATTTTGGGTTTCAGGATTTAGTTTTATCcctatcttttgtactcttcatttttgccattttagtgaaattatctttACTCGTGATTTTTTATCTTCTTCGGAAGGGTTTTTTCACGTAAAATATTTGCATTCGATCTTTTCAATTTCCTTGTTATTTTatttgttcgttgcttaatccaGTTTATCTCCAACAAAAGCCAACATGATCAAATGAAAGGACAAATAGTTAACAAAAAGAgatagtaaaataattttttgttcgTTGCACTATAAAAACATGTCATTTTGGTACAAAATTTTACACTCGGGATATTTTCGTACATAAACAATTTATTTAGGTCAATTACTGAAAAACCCCTATACTCATCCTTGCtgaagaatttttttaaaataaatttatattatcaaCACTTCAAGAAAAGaagtttaaaaacaaaaattgttGAAAAACCCCTATACTCATCCTTACTATTGGATTAAAAATTGTTAGCAATATCAACACGAGAGACTCGAGTTGAGCTTGTTTATTTAGATTACTTGTGtggcgtatttggaaaaatagaAACCTCTTTATTTTCTAAGATATTTCTATGAATTTGAATGATATTATTAGGATTCTATACAGCTGAGCTAATCAATTTATCTCAATAAGTAGAGCTATGTCGAAAATGGCATCTAAATCTTTGTGTGCGCTGTTAGTCCCAAGTATGTGTTTTTATCTCAA contains:
- the LOC108463465 gene encoding cytochrome P450 CYP736A12-like, which codes for MYYSMLAILLVLLVPLCSFVYFFRPRNHHKNGRKPPPGPAPLPIIGNLHMLGNLPHQTLHHLGKKYGPIMSIKLGYVPTIVVSSPEAAELFLKVHDLVFASRPNLQSTEYLTYSGKGLAFAPYGSYWRTVRKWCTLHFLSASKIEYFAPVRKEEVVSLVKSVRKTVTAGETVDLSRKLGKVMEVMMCKVIFGQSMDDKFQFKPLVDETMLLAGIFNLSDYLPFLAPLDLQGYRRRLKRTSNGLHAIFDKMIDEHLQGTNAKEQKPYTDFFHVMVSLLDTPMNPNDEEQRYIIGRENIKAIMVDMVAASFDTTTTAIEWTLAELLRHPSVMAALQQELERTVGRHRMVEESDLPKLAYLDMVIKESLRLHPVAPLLIPRESTEDITIDGYFIPKKSRILVNVWSIGRDHKVWSNNAEEFFPERFKDSNIDVRGHDFQLIPFGSGRRGCPGMQLGLTTMSLIIAQLVHCFDWELPDGMLPDELDMTEKFGLTLPRANHLLANPTYRLVG